TTTAGGAAAACACATACAGTAAACTTGtttagaacaattttttttttgttttcattataaaatacctACAACATtaacttttatacttttaaaagtgtTTAGACCACTCAAGAGAGCCATGAAACTTTTAACTACAAGACtcgtaacatatttataatcaataaacagTTTATTATAAACAGTATTACAAAGCATcagatattttacaaatatcaaaataacaagcTTATTAAAGacgtatgaaaatataattagcaTACTATTTGTATGTCATCTGTATTTTGGCTTCTACATGATATCATTCGACTGATACAGCTTATATTgcaaaaatgctatttttttcatagaagattatagatagatatactaGCCTACAGTTTGtgcatatacattatatacagcAATAATTACAGTAACATAGGCTTTATAGATGCTAAAAATTAtctcataaattattttctttttttatataagaaagtCACATCAGATTAAATGAGTTTTGTTTTGAGTGTTTTAGAGAGACATCAAATAAGGATTAACctcattttaaatttagcaattttttaataaaatgttaagttcaAGTATAATATTCTCAATTTtggtaaagaaaattatttaaaaccatTTAATGTGTACACACTTGTattccatttaaatattatcatttccTGATATAGCAGGCTGATAATCTTCAACCTCATATCACATAGCTCTGTAGGGTCCTTGTGATTTTAGGTATTGGATAACCAAAGATGGCCCTGAAGACACAACCTCGGGAGGTAGTGATGTCAATGGGCAATTTTCAATGCTCATAATTTGCAAGCTAACACATAATGCTAACTCAAATGGAAGATTACATAAATTCGGGTTGTCATTAAGATATAATGACTCAAGGTTTTCAAGTGTACCAATTTCTTCTGGCAAATATTGCAAGTTATTTTCACCTACacttaaatatgttaaattaacCAAATGGCCAATGGAGCGGGGTAATGATATCAGTTGATTAGATTGTACTACCAACTTCTTTAATTCCTGTAGAAATCCAATTTCATTAGGAAGAACTTCTAACTTATTTTCTTCCAAATCCAATACTCGAAGTTTCCTCAAGTTTCCAATACTAGGTGGAATCCTCTTCAGTAAGTTGTTTGATAGAATCAACACTTCTAAATTCACAAGACTTTGAATATCATCGGGTAGTTTAACCAATTGGTTTGTACCCAAATTTAGCTCGACCATATTTACCCAAGTTCCAATATCAAGAGGTAGAGAGGAAAGTAAATTCTCTTTCATGTTTAACTTGGTTAGATTTTTTGCTCTTGAAAAAATACCGTAAGGTATTTTGTCTATCTGGTTGTGCTCAAGATTAATAGAAGAAACACTAGTAAACTGTGCAGGACCTCCACTTGGATAACTCATGAATGAATTCCGTGATAATGTGAGACTAGTGAGCTCAGTCAAACTGCATAAAAGACCTTCAGGTAGTTGtgatattgagtttccttctaCATTAAATTCATCCATGTGTTTGCAATTGCTCAGTGAAGCCGGTATAGCATTGAGCCTGTTATATCGGAGACCTATGCGATTCAAAGCCTGTAAGTTTCCAATTGTCTCAGGAATGTCCAACAACTCATTATGCTGAAGGTCTAATGTAGACAAATTAACACAATTACCTATTTCCTGTGGTAAATGTTCTAAATGGTTATGAGAAACATCAAAAGTAACCAAGTTTACCAGTTTCCCAATTCCTGAGGACAATTCTTTAATCTTATTCTCTCTTAAACTCAACATTGTGAGACTTGTAAGATTGGCAATGCCATCTCCGACTACTCTTATTCGATTGAATCTCAAAAATAGAGTAGTTAATGATGTTAATTTATAGACCACTTCAGGTATATCACTTAGCTTATTGTGTCGCAAATCCAATACCTTTAGGCATCTCAAATTAGCTAATGAATCAGGTAAGCTTGTTAAAGAGTTCTCGTTCAAAGCTAATGTCTGAAGATTAGTTAAACAGCCAAATTCTGCAGGAAGGGCTACTAACTTgtttccatataaataaaattcaactaGATGTGTCAAATCTCTTACATTAGGTGGCAAAGACGTTATTGAAGATTTGCTCAAATCAAGCCGCTTTACGCCTTCGTCCCGACATCTAATGAATTCCTTAATAACATCTAGATCTGCCTGTATAGGTTTATTTTTCCTAGCTGTAGGTTTAGGCTTGTTTGATTCaggatgttttactgtgactaCCTTAGGCCGAGCACCCTCCGTGTTTGTTAATGAAGCAGCTGACAATTTTTTCTCCCTCATTCCGTGATATTTTTCTCTTGGGCTTACAGTACCTATGCTATCTAATGCTTCCGAATTCTCTCTTGATGAATTGTCAAGATTCATTCCGCAATTTACGCAGTATCGGATAGCAACACAAATTTCCAGCGGTATTGTTccttttaattgtaaaacattaccgatttttctttattactgaACTTCTAAGAAAAACAATCAATACCTATTTTGAGAAATGTGTAACAGAATTACACCGTTAAACAAAGAAAACTTCATACACTCAATTATATATGGTCGCAGAGGTATTCGAAACTATTGACAACATGTacacttaatttaaattaaaatgaatttaaatcaaAAGCAAAAGCTTTAGTAAAACGCATTTAATGATTTTACATCGCAAAATttcaacagataaaaattgacTAAGGGGAGGTATTAAGGAGGTATCGTAATGCCGTTATGCCGGTAATGGTAATGGGTTGTAACTTATAACAATTTGATTTAAAGGAAAGCGAACCGTCTCGAGCGAGACTCTCGTTAGATACTATATCATAAACCTAATTCACAATTTACAATGATATGTAAAAGACATCACACGTTAGGaagaacaattattaaaaatttgtgtttaatgaaaaagtattttttttttgcataaaccAAACGCtgtatatgtgctgtgtggctacgacattatagaatttagccaccccctttcatcccgtgggtgtcgtaagaggcaactaagggatagcaaagttccaatacTACCATGGAACTAGCGAAGCCGACCgagctggctttttaaatgcacagaccgaggacgggcagcagcgtcttcggtgcgacaaagtcagccctgctgtcaccaacccgcctgcccagcgtggtgactatgggcaaaaacccccatgaatTCACGCCTAAAGTTTCGGCCcttagttcccggcagccccactattcccggctacggcagcggccgcgGTAACGGTAGGTAGAGGGTACTaaaaatcaccggggtacgggaggctgccatacaAAACTatacctggctacgtataatggacgcacgctacggttggaccatcaccttactgaacttgaggtagaacttagtcacattaagtggagcataatGGGGTTgactgaagtccgaagagagggtgGGGACACGAtaatcctggactccgggcacttgttctacttccgtgaaggtgatgggctctAACAAGGTGGGgtcggttttctggtccacaagactctcactagcaACGTTGTAGAAGTCagcagtgtgtcgacccgggtaacGTATCTcgtacttaaactcactgacaggtactccctgaaagtgatacaggtatatgcgccgacctcggcacactatCACGATGAAGTCGAAGTCTTGTATGAAGACATTACAAGgacgttgttatgggagacttcaacgctaaagtgggaatacaagaccgcgacggatcgagcatcggaccataCGGATTGGGGCGAAGGAATCGCAGGGGGCAGATGCTTGTCAACTTTCTCGAATCAGAGGGCCTCTTCTTGATGAGCTCatttttttgagaagaagccccaaaggaggtggacaagGCAAAGctccgatactgtgacgaggaacgaaatagatttcatcatagcggatagaaggcatatattcagagatgtctcagtggttaacaggtttaacaccggcagcgaccaccggctaggacggagcactctgaatatatgcctccgaaaagagcgggcccgcttgatgaaatctactctccgacctacgctgctccaaatactatgtggctccgagcagttccaattggaactacaaaaccgattcgattcacTGGAAACTACTGGCGatgtggacgagataaccgacaacatgttgaagacggtgtgtacactgggtcgcaggcactttccaccaacaaagtcCACGAAGCAgaccaaactttctcccgaagccttggatgtgatgcggcagaggcgcgagttgccggctgcttcgccagaacagagggctctttccaagaggataAGGAAACTTGTATGctgagacctccgctgctcaaatacgagagagattgctactctgattgagcagaatagggggtccaaagtattccaaagaccattggggtgAAGCTCAAAACAGCGGATGGCAGAACCGTAGGCTCTCAccctcagatccgagaagaggttgagaatttttatggacagctgtattGGTcaagcgcacgcaagcctgtgACTTGGGACACctaagatccacgggcaccattgttgcacCATTATTCGGAGAGTATCCCCGACTTCGAAGAGGGCGAGATTAGTGCAGCGTTCGGGCAGcataaaaacgggagggccccggaGGATGACGGAGTTACGACTGAGCTCCTTAacgccgcagggcgacctgtcctaagAGCCTTGGCTCTTTAACGCCATcgtccaccgaggtaccacgccggggGCGTGGTCTAGGAGTGTGGTGGTggtgttctttaagagaggcgataagtctctgttgaagaattacagatcgatctcacttctgagccacgtctatacgctgttttcgagggttgttacgaatcgtttcaccagaagactcgacgaattccaaccaccagagcagactgggtttcgaaatggctatagcaccgtggaccacatccatactgttcggcagattattcaaaacacagacagaagaatataatcaaccactgtgtatggcatttgtggactacgaggaagccttcgactctgtcgagacctgggctgtcctggactctctgcagagatgtcatatcgactggcgatatatcgagatactgaaatgtatgtacgacgcgactacgatgaccgttcatgtccggGACCAGAGAACAGGACCTATTTACCTCcagcgtggggtaagacagggagatgtaatatcaccgaaactgtttatcACTGCGCTGGAGAATTTCTTTAACACcttagattggggggaacgaggcaataacgtcaacggtgaattgatctctcaccttcgtttcgccgacgatattgtcatctttgcggagacgttggataaGTTACACGAGTCCTCccagcgtgtcggtctctgaatgaacttggacaaaacgaaagttatgtttaacaatcaagtcataccgagaccgatatcggtcgatggtacccttctcgaggttgtgcaggattatatttacctaggccatactatccaactaggccgcaacaacttcgagaaggaggccgataggaggattcggttgggctgggcggcgtttggcagactccgt
The nucleotide sequence above comes from Melitaea cinxia chromosome 11, ilMelCinx1.1, whole genome shotgun sequence. Encoded proteins:
- the LOC123657759 gene encoding leucine-rich repeat protein soc-2 homolog; this translates as MNLDNSSRENSEALDSIGTVSPREKYHGMREKKLSAASLTNTEGARPKVVTVKHPESNKPKPTARKNKPIQADLDVIKEFIRCRDEGVKRLDLSKSSITSLPPNVRDLTHLVEFYLYGNKLVALPAEFGCLTNLQTLALNENSLTSLPDSLANLRCLKVLDLRHNKLSDIPEVVYKLTSLTTLFLRFNRIRVVGDGIANLTSLTMLSLRENKIKELSSGIGKLVNLVTFDVSHNHLEHLPQEIGNCVNLSTLDLQHNELLDIPETIGNLQALNRIGLRYNRLNAIPASLSNCKHMDEFNVEGNSISQLPEGLLCSLTELTSLTLSRNSFMSYPSGGPAQFTSVSSINLEHNQIDKIPYGIFSRAKNLTKLNMKENLLSSLPLDIGTWVNMVELNLGTNQLVKLPDDIQSLVNLEVLILSNNLLKRIPPSIGNLRKLRVLDLEENKLEVLPNEIGFLQELKKLVVQSNQLISLPRSIGHLVNLTYLSVGENNLQYLPEEIGTLENLESLYLNDNPNLCNLPFELALCVSLQIMSIENCPLTSLPPEVVSSGPSLVIQYLKSQGPYRAM